The DNA window tcataaataaatatagatggTTTAGGATATCGACATGGTTTATGAGAAGTAACTTTGACCACCAATTTTTACAAAATACACTTATTTTAAATAAGTGTGCATATCATAGATTCACTTTTCATAACCAATGTAGTGACATTAAATTTATGTTGCAAAATTAATTGTCTTCATAATTATGAAATGGCAAATTTGAATAGTTTTGAAACCCCTCAAAAGGCACCAACATACAGCATTTCCTCCTGTAATTTCCATGTATTTTGAGAGAGTCCCATGGCTAGCAATATTTTTGCTGTCTTTCATTTTCTTGAATCAAGATAAGATTGTGCTGCCTTAGCCGTCAGGTGGACAACATCTCTGTAACCAGAATTTCACAGGCCTATCTGAAGCGCAATGAATTTCTTTTTTTTGGTCTTTTTTAAGACTGGAGATTTTTATAAACTTTCATCAAAGTTTCGTGCAAGAACCACCTATTTCTTTCTACCAAAAGAAAAACACCACCACGTTCCAAATCGCCTAAGCTTGGCCAGAGCGATGCTGAATAATCTTTTTGACCGGAAGTAAACCTTTGAGTAGGTGTTAGCATGGTGGACTTTTTGTTTGGTCTCCCAGCAGTGCCATCGCAGTGATGCCGCCTTTCTTCTCTTCTTCCCTCTAATAAAAACCGAtacggatggatggatggattcGCGAACAAACTCATTTCCCCGTCTCCACCGGGAGGagagccccttcttcctcctctcgcctTCCCTCCTCCTCGGCTCCTCCCCCAAATCCGCCTCTCCCCTACCTCGATTTCCTCCCCGTCGGCTGGATCCCCGCCGGCGACGTACGGGCCCCGCACAGAGCGAGGAGGCCCCAGACCTGATTCCCTCGTCGAGAGAGTCGCCGTCCGCCCCTGCCTCTGCTGGCGGTGCTGGACTGGCGCGTTCCGGAGTGGGGAGAACTGGAGATCCGTCCGCCCGTGCTTGGATTGGTGTCTTCTTTGGCTGGTAAGCGACCCTGGCTTGCTCCGATTCCACGGATTCCGTCGGTTGTTCGGCCAGTCGGCCCATCAAATCCAATCGAAATTTTTATGCTTCTCACGCTAGTCCGGATTCCGTTGCTGTGTGGCTCGCTGTTAATCTACTCCATCCCAACATCCAAGCATGGCCGGATAGCTCCGGTCCCTACCTATCATCCTCATCCAGCACGCACAAGAGCGATTGGCCGATCTCTCACTTCACGCCGCGCCATAGGACCTGGCATCAGCCCCAAATTCTGAGGTTGCAGTTTCATTTCCAtcgttttttttaaaaaaattgggCCTTCAACTAATGTAATCAATTCGCTCCCCGTCTTTAAGCACTGTTGCAAGGTGCTTCCTTTTTAAGTTTCCCCCCCTTAGCTTAGCTACCTGTGTAACTGTAAATGGAGAACAATAGCCGACGATGGTCGCTGCTAGTGTTTGATTAATCTACTGTGTCTCGGTACTTACTTTTTTTAGTGTGCGGTTAGTCTCCTCTGGGATACCTAGCTTCCCGCGAAAGTTGTCTGTCCTTTACTCCTAGTTCTGTTCATCACGTCTTCATTTGGTGTTAACTCACAAGGACCACATAATTCACTGCATCTGCTAATCTGCATCTATCTCAGAGATGGGTATAAACCAGTTGTTGTACTTTTGCTCTAAACGTTAGTTGGTTTATACCTGTGCTTATCACTGGAGAGACCTTTTTCTGTCATTACTGTGAGCAAAAGTATTCGTTTTCTTAAAATattactccctccatttcaaaATATAAGAAGTGCTTTTACTTGGCCTGGCCTACAAGCTAGACTTTGGCcaaaaactcttgtaatattaATGTTTGTAGTAACAAAATTGTAACTGCAAGAAATCCCTTTCAAATGTGCATCCAATGATATCATTTTCATATGAAAAAATTTATATCATGTATGGCTATTCGTTGGTTGAAAGTTATGAGGTTTGAATCTTAAAATTACCTTATAAAATGAAACTGAGGAAGTATGTAATATTTGGCTCTTGATCTAACacttttttataatttttcccTGCAGAGGGTATGAGCAATGTACTCACCAAAACCAGAAGCTAGTTTTGGCTCAACTCATACCAACTCAGTTGCAAACCAGCAGCAAATGGAGTTAGCTGGAAACAACATGGGTCCTAGTAACGGAGCAAATAACAATAACAACCTAGCTGCAAGGCAACGCCTACGGTGGACAAATGAACTGCATGAAAGATTTGTTGAGGCTGTTACTCAACTCGGTGGTCCTGACAGTATGTGTTCATGCAACTCTTATGCCTCCATTTCTTCTTTTAGTTTGATTTTACACATAAGCATGATGTTGTTCTCCTATAATCATGTAAAGAACCTGATAACTTCTTATTAAGAATCTTACTGGTTTCCTAGGTATCATGAACTTTTATTGCATCTAATGAACTTTCTTTTATACACTACAAAGCTACAAATGTTCTCATGGAAAAAGATGACAGTAACATGTAATTACAATAGCTTGTGATTAAAGACACCATTCAGAACTGTACTACAAAATAAGGCCCATTAACTCTTTTTGTTCTCAATCAAATTGGATGAGATGTAAAAGCTAACGATCAAATATGCTTAACATGGGGATTTATGAGAGCCTGTTTTAAAGTTAGTAACAAGAACGAAGATTTAATTCCTCCTATTACTTGGTGTTAAATTTCGTTCATCTGTTCTAGGGATGCAGTTTACCAAGTCCAGGTCCATCAATTCCAAATTTTCCTTTTGGATCCTAATCTAGCAAGAGTTATAATTGAAGGGCTTTTTTCCTTAAATTAATGAAATTAGTTGATCCATGAACCAAGCACAAGCAGCAGAATTTGTAACTTAGTTTAGCAGGAGTTTTGATGCCAAATAAAGGTAGCTGGACTTGAAAATTTCTGCTTCGCTAACACTGGAATTCCTCAAATGGAACAGGAGCTACTCCTAAAGGAGTTCTGAGAATTATGGGTGTACCAGGATTAACAATATACCATGTGAAAAGTCACTTGCAGGTACACTTGTTCAGTGACACTTGCCCTTTTATATTGTTCTCTTTTAATATATCATTAACTCTCTTAATTCCAACCTTCTTGTTTCAGAAATACAGGCTAGCAAAGTACATTCCTGACGCTTCATCTGATGGTAGGTGAACACATAGTCATGGCCACATATTTGGTACTCCAGTATTATTTTTGTTGATCCTAATTTCTATCTCACGTAGGCAACAAGGCTGATAACAAGGACCCAGGGGATTTGCTTGCGGGACTTGAGGGATCCTCGTATGAACACACAACTCATTTTAAGAAAGTCTATTTATTTTTTCCCTGATGAGCCAACTTTTGGTGTATTTTCACTGGAATAGCGGCTTGACATAGGATAAAAGTATGCAAATTTATAACACATTTTAATTTACTAAGAAAAAAGCATGTAGCATTTTGGATTCAATTTGACTTTAATATCCTCACTATGTGCATGCTGTTTGGAATAATAACACTGATAACTGTAATTATTTTTTAACATCAAGCAATAACAGGCCATGACTAGATCAAAACTGAAACCATCGCTATTTTGTACTGATTTCTGGAAAATGAAAGTGCAGCCAGATGTTACTTTCTTCTCATCAGTTTTTGGCGTAAAATATCTTAAGGTACATAAATGTTAGAAAAAAAGAGGTCcaaataatttcaaaataacCAATACTGCATTATTTATTTCTTATAGTGAAAACAGATTTCTTTTTTGGTCCCTTTTAATCTGTTTCCCTCAAGGGCATCTAATCATTAAAACTTTTGATTGACAGTGGATTGCCAATATCTGAAGCCCTCAAGCTGCAGATGGAGGTCCAAAAGCGGCTGCATGAACAGTTAGAAGTAAGTATTTCCTAGATGTTGATCCTTTTGTTGTCTTATCAGAATGTATTTTGGGCCTAGTGGCCCTACTATATTAAGTAGGGATCTGGTAATATACaaggataaataaatatatttctTCTGTATTCCATAAGGAATTTTTGTTTATTGTAAATATTTGTGATAAAACATTCTCTATGTAGGCCCATAGCTGAGTAGTCTTGTTATTTGAATGCTTGTACAAGAACAGTTTTAACTATCCTCTCTCTCATTATCTAAGACTGCGCTATAATAAATTGGACATCTAATGTTGTTAATTTCTCATGTTATTTATAAATGGCCTCTGTTGCTGTACATGTTATATCATCTTATCTACAAAAAGGTGTGGGTTAAGTGATATACATCATCTTATTTGGCTAGAAACAAAATGAGGTTGTTATTAATATTTTGACTTAAATGCCTTTATTCTGTGGTTGCCACTCGGCATTACATTTATTATTTGTGTTTTAATTTATATTTTCTTCATTGTTACCAAATTTGCAAAGTAAATGGGATGATTATATTTATTGGATGTATATTTGCATGCTTATAAAGTGGTAGATGCACTGGTGAATGGATAACGCTATTCAACAGATCAAGTACTGAGATGGTCTGGTTTCACATTTTCTTTAGGTACAAAGGCAGCTGCAGTTGCGAATTGAGGCTCAGGGAAAGTACCTCCAGAAGATCATTGAAGAGCAGCAGCGCTTAACTGGCGTGAAATCTGAAACTCCTGCTGCAGGTGCTTCTGTCACAGTATCAAGTGATCAATTCCCTGACTCTGAGCGGACTGAGCCCTCGACTCCTGCACCGACATCCGAGTCTCCTACTCAACTTGGTGCTTCCAATAGGGACACTGGAGAACGAACTGAAGCAACCAAGAGCACTTGTCGTGGTGATTCACTCCCACGTCACGAGCCACTGACCCCTGATTCCAACTGCCAGAATGGCTCGCCTCCCGCTAGTCCAAACCATGAGAGAGCAGCAAAGAGGCAACGAGGCAGTGGTAATGAATTCTTAGATGCTGAGACTGATTTTTCCCTTCCGCGCAACATCTTCGAGTcgagctcgggctcagagttcCAGCAGTATTCAATGTCCTACTCAGGCCATTAGCTTCTGATGCTCCCATCATTGCTAGCTTGTTGAGCATGATGCGCATGATCTGATCCATGTCTGTAGGTCTGGGTAGAATGATGTTATCTCAAGGATTGTATTGTTGGTAGACAAATTTGCAGGGGGTTCAGTGATTGTTTACATGATATACATGACATCTATAAGTGCCTAGGTTTGTAACATGTATGTCCCGTCTGTAGTTCAGTGGAGATGTGTTGGTGGAAGGCTAAGGTTCCGTTGCTGTGTTACCTATACCATGTTGTCAGCTTTTATTCTCTTGGTAATCTGTGTCGACAAAGGCTTAACATGGAGTCAGTTTGATTCACTACTCTAATCTGTAACGTCTGAGCTTGATCAGAAACTGAAGTTACGATTGCGGGAAGGCACAGGACAGTGTTGTGCTGATCAAACTGGATGCTTCGGTTTTGTATTCGTGCTTGACCATGTACTACAGTCTGTATACTATGATTATTTGCTGCATTTGGGTAGCATGTATGCCGTGCAACAAGGAGGCACCGGCCCGTCCTGATCAGGAGCTGCCACCGTGATCTTTGACCCGAGCTCGTTGCCGACATTCCTAGGCCCAAAGCTCACCTTCCCCAAGCACGAGTTCGACTACTAGGCTGTGCCCATTGGTGCTGGCGGCAGCCCCTTCGCTGCCTGCCAGTCACCTCATGCTCGACAACACCGCCGCTGCCGTCACTGTCTCTGTTCCACGTCTGTCAATATCTCTTCGACCCCGGTGGTGTCCGGCGAGCTCACTGCCAATACCACCAGCAGGCTGTTGATCCAAGAGTTCCTGGTGCCAATGGCATCAGAGGGAGAGGTGCCCTGGCCGCTCTTGTGCTGCCCCGCCCTTTAGGCTGGGGTCCTTTCGTCAGACCCGCAAAGCCAACTGCTTCAAGAATATGTAGATTATCTCAACTACCTTTCAGATGGACAGCATTGAAGCTACCTTGGATGCATCCATGTAGGGCTCGAGAACCCGAGCTTCCTAGCTGAGAGTGAGCTACACTAGCTAGTAGCCCGTGAGAGTGCCTACCTAGTACGTATGCCGTGGATTGAATATACACTTGACATTGTAGCAATGCTTGAAAACATCTTCAAGCACCTTTTGGATCGAAAACATCTTCAAGCACTTTGTACATGCAGTGCATCTCCCCAGTCTCCCTAGTGTATGTGTGTGTGACTTCAATCCTCAAACCCTTATTGGTCATCATTTTGACCAAAAAATGCCAAGATAAGAACCACATTTGTCTCTTCTCTTCCAAATGCTCCAACGCTTTAGTACGACGATTTCTATGAATAATGGAAAATGCAATTGTCTTTCAAATAACAGGAAATTTTCATGTACGGTAAAACCATACATAGACAAAAAAATTCTTGTGCTTGGATCGTCATCAAATCTGATGCAATGCACATTGTAGCTCTCGTTTGCATGTCGTGTTAGGGAATGGCTTGTTCATGCAGAAAGTAATCTCCCACTGCCATGCCTTCTTTCCCGGCCTTGGCGGCAACTAAACAAGACACCAGGGGGAAAAGGCCGGAAAGTAAGGAAGCAGCAGTTTGGTGCCAAGCGGCAACGCGCGGAAAGATTTCGCGATTCTTCCTCCTCGTTTGCGCTTGCTTGCATTTGGAGTTCAGCATCCGTCAGAGAAGAATCTCGTGCAACGGATCAGCAGTGACTTGATGCCACCATGCCACCGGTGGCAGCAGTGGCGACGCTGATGCCACCGGCAAGTATCGAATCATGTTTAGCGATCGGGCTTGAGAATCAATTCCTCGCTTTGCTTCAGAATTACGCTATAACAAAAGGACGATGGCGCCTGATTCGTAATCTGTCCTTTAGTACAAAAGACAGCGCTCTAGGTAGTGGCCGTCCATTGTCGATCTTGTGCCTTTGCtcacatctctctctctctctctctctctctctctctctctctctctctctctctctgtgtgtgtgtgcgcgcgcgcgcgctctgAGATGCCATTGCCGTCGCTCCATCTACATACATAAGCAGTTCATCAGGGAAGAGGATCCAGATCACAAGCTTGCAACAGATCATTGCTATTGCCCGTTCAGTTCCATCAGCATCAAAGCCGGCGGTTTTCACTCCAGGTTTGAGCTCATCTCTCGCACTACTACATAGAGGTTCGTCCATCAAAATTTAGACCTACAAAAGGCTTTATTATATATGCTTTATTATATATGCTCAATCTGTTCCAGAGTCGTGTGCCGGCCGGCGGCTTGCCGTGGCAGCCATGGAGGTGGGCATCGAGGCGGCGCGTTGGGTGGTCGGAAGGGCCCTGGGAACCGCCTCGGGCGGGGTGCTGGAGGCCTGGGCGGCGAGCTCCGAGCTCGGCCCCAACATCCGGGCTCTCAGGATGGAGCTGCTCTACGCGCAGGGGATGCTCAACAGCGCCCGCAGCCGCGGCTACGGCGACGGCCCGGAGATCCAGAACCCGGCCCTGGGGGAACTGCTCCGGGAGCTCCGGGACCAGGCGTTCCAGGCGGACGACGTGCTGGACGAGCTCGACTACTTCCGCATCCAGGACGAGCTCGACGGCACCTACCATGCGGCGGACGAGCATGGCGGGGGCTGCCTCCGCACCCACGCTCTGAATGCCCGCCACACCGCCAGAAACATCAGGAAGATGCTTGGCTTCTCCAACTGCTCCCGCGGCTCCGCTGACCACGATGAGCCAGATGAAGATGATACAAGCGGCAGAGGAGTCAAGTGTGGAGCTTGTCCATGCCTTGGGCCCAAAACAACTCCAGATGATGATGAGCAAGAAGAAGATGCAGGCGGCCGAGGAGCTCTCTGTGAAGCTGTCTGGCCCTGTGGAAGGGCCACCCCGGCGCTGCCAAGGCCACCGCCGACCAACCAGAGCGACCAGGCGGTTCACGCTGGCTGCATGGCTAGGATTGCCTCCGCTGCCTCTGACATCATCAACACTGTCGGTAAACGCCTTCCATGCTACCCTGACAACTCCAATGCTGCATCGCCTGGACGTCGATTCCTCTGCTGTGCCCGTCCCAACAAGGCACCACAGAGTGAGCACGTCGTGCAGGCACCAGAACTCAAGTTCGATAGGGTTGAGATGTCTCGAAAGATGAAGGTGATTGTAGAGCAGTTGAAGCCACTATGTGCCAAGGTATCAGCCATTCTTAACATAGAATTGCTGGACTCTAGCCGTAGCATTGTCCAATGCATTGGTACCAGCCTCGACACATGGTTCTCAAAGGGACAGTGGCCCGCACCCTCACATAGAAATGCTATGATGAGCCGACCCATAACAACTCCAGAATTTAGAGAACCTGAACTTTATGGGAGGGAGCACGAGAAAACTGACATCACTTTTGACATCACTAAGGGAAATTATTGTGAGGAGGACCTCACGGTACTTCCAATTGTTGGCCCAGGAGGCATAGGGAAGACAACATTAACACAGTATATATATAATGATGATGAAGTTCAGAGCCATTTTGAAGTTAAATTGTGGGTATGTGTATCTGTCAATTTCAATGTGCACAGGTTGACACAAGAGATTGCAGACAAACTCACAAATGACAAAAAGGATAGTCCAGATAAGCAGATAGAAGAACAATTAAAATCTAAAAGGTTTTTACTTGTCCTGGATGATATGTGGGATTGCAGTAATGAGGATGAGTGGAAAAGGTTTCTACTGCCTTTTAAGAAAGGACAAACAAAAGGTAGTGTAATTCTAGTCACAACTCGGTTTCCTGCATTAGCACAAATGGTTAAAACAACTAGTCACTGGAAAGACCTGAAAGGTTTAGACTCTAAATCATTTAAGGAGTTATTCAGAGCCTATGCCTTTGGTGACAAGCAATCAATGGACGATCATAATGAATTACAAGATACTGGAGATAAGATTGTCGAAAAACTAAAAGGCTCCCCCCTTGCTGCAAAAACTGTTGGAAGATTATTGAGAAACAACTTTGATCTGGGTCATTGGACTAGAGTTTTAGAAAGTAAAGAATGGGAATCACAGAATGAGGTTTATGATATCATGCCAGCATTGAAGCTTAGCTTCGACTATCTCCCTTTCCATCTGCAACAATGTTTTACCTATTGTGCATTGTTTCCAGAAGACTATAGATTCAGTAGAGAAGAGCTAATTCACTTTTGGATAGGACTAGATATCGTGCATTCACATGGTGAAAATAAGAGGATTGAAGATATAGGAGGAAGCTATTTGACAGAACTGGTTGGTCATGGTTTTCTTATAAAGGAAGAAGATAGATATGGATACACTCGTTATGTCATTCATGATCTACTACATGAATTAGGGCTAAAGGTTTCAGCATATGAATGCCTTAGCATAAACAGTTCAAATGTGAGATCCATACAAATACCCCAGTCAATACGGCACTTGTCTATCAACATAGATGACTCAAGTGTCAAGGACAAGAATACTTTTGATATTTGTAAGGAAGATTTTAGTGTATTAGGAAAGAGATTGAAAGTTGAGAACCTAAACTCTTTGATGTTATTTGGGGAGCACCAGGGTAGCTTTATTAAGACTTTCCATGGTTTGTTCCATAAAGCAAAAGCCCTTCGTGTTATTTTCATATCTGGAGGCAATTATAGGTTGGAGGATTTATTCCACAACTTTTTGAACCTTGTCCATCTTCGATACCTTCGGGTACACAATGATTGGTGCCGAGGACCTCAACCACCCAAGAACATTTCAAGGTTTTACCACATGAGGATCCTAGACCTACAAGGATGTGACACTTACAATTGCAGTGATTTATCAAGACATTGGAGCAACCTCTTAAAGTTGCGCCATTTTCTTGTTCGAGATAATGGAATGCATGCAAGCATTTTTGAGGTGGGACAATTAAAATTATTACAAGAGTTAAGAAGATTTGTGGTCAGAAAAGAAATCAAGGGTTTTGAATTGAGGCAGATAGGACATTTGCTAGAGCTTTGTGGATCACTGAGTATTGACAATCTTGAAAATGTTGAAGGAAGGGAAGAAGCAGATGAAGCAAAGCTAATGTACAAGAAACACTTGCACGAGTTACTATTGGACTGGGATGTTAATCGATCTAGCAAGGATCCTGCACGTGAAGACCAAGTTCTTGAAGGCCTCAAGCCACATAGCAATCTGGTGAAGCTAAGCATTAGAGGGCATGGAGGTCCTACTTGCCCTTCATGGCTAAGGCTAGGTCCGAACCTGTCGGTTATGAATTTGCAATCTCTTTGTTTGGATAGTGTATCTTGGAAGATATTTCCTCCTATAGGTCAGCTGCGGCTAGTCAATGAGGATGCTGAAGAAATTTCGAGTAATAATATCCTAGACCAACACTTCAAAAATTTGAAAAGGATAGAACTTAGAAATTTGGCAAGGCTGAAAAGATGGGTCATCGGTGAATTGTTGTCCCACTTGGAAGTACTCATCATTATGCATTGCCCAGAACTCGTGGAGCTGTccttttcaaattctagttgcaGTCCGAGAGTACTGCAGGAACTGAGGATTGGGAACTGTCCGAAACTGTCGTCCTTGCCTCCCGTTCCTTGGGCCAGCGTTCAGTACTTAACAAGAGTTAGATTGATCTTTATGCATCTGGTGTACAAAAATCATGATCGTTCATTACGCTTGCACAAGAGTGGTGAGGATATGGCATCATCATTCTGGACAGCCTTGGACTTTGACAAATTAACCGGACTAAAGAAATTGAACATGAGTAACTGCCCTCCCCCGCCGCTCGATGGCCTCCGAAAGTTGTCGTCAACTATAAATTCCCTCCAGATATCAGATTGGAACGGGGTTACTAGTGGGAAGGAACTAACACAGGTGCTCTGTTGCCTACCGAAGCTCTCGAAGTTGAGTATTAATGAATTTGGGAAGATAACAGGGTTAGGTGTGGTGGGGCAGCTGAAGGAGGAAACAGACGAAGAAGCGTTGCTGCTCTTGCCTCCCCAACTACAGGTTCTGACTATTAATCGCTGCCCAGAGCTTAGCCTCCGTGCCGAAAATGGAGGAGGCCTCCAAGCTCTGTCCTCTCTCCGTTCCTTGGATATTGCTGATTGCCCCAAGTTCCTTGCCTGCTATTTGCCgtcgtcgtcctcttcttctGGTTTCCCCTTCCCAACCTCCCTACAATTCCTCAGTCTAGAAGCCCTGGAGAAACTGGCGCCCCTCTCAAACCTCGCCTCTCTCATTGATCTATCAATAAGTAGATGCGGGGGCTCCGAAGGCGCGGGCTTGCGGTGTCTCCTCGCCCACGGCTGCCTCCGCAAATTATGTGTCTACGGAACTCCCAATCTCTTCACCATTGAATGTTCGGAGGGCAACCCAGAGATGCTTGAACATGAACCCGCTCCCCTTTCCTCCAAACTGCAGTCGCTGGTGATGGATGACGTGGCAGGAGTCCTTGCGGCATCCGTCTGCAAgctcctctcttcctccctcACCACGATAATCCTTCACCGGAATGAGGAGATCGAGCGCTTCACAAAGGAGCAGGACGAGGCCCTTCAGCTCCTCACCTCCCTACAGGAACTCGACTTGTCAGGTTGCATCAAGCTGCAGAGCCTCCCGGCGGGGCTACAGAGGCTGACAAACCTCAAGACGTTACGGATCCCCGGCTCTCCAGCCCTCCACTCGCTGCAAAAGGGCAGCCTCCCTGATTCCCTGCAACAATTAGAGATCGTGGGGGGGGACATCCGGTCGCTGCCCAAGGACAGCCTTCCCAATTCCCTGAGGAGATTCGGAGTCTACTCCTGCTCATCCCTCCGCTCGCTGCCCAAGGACGGCCTCCCTAATTCCCTGGAAGCATTAGAGATCTCCGGCTGTCCATCCCTCCGCTCGCTGCCCAAGGGCGGCCTCCCTAATTCCCTGGAAGAATTAAAGATCTCCGGCTGTCCATCCATCCGGGGGCTCCCCAAGGGCGGCCTCCCAAGTTCACTGCAGTTATTAGATGTCGGGTGGGCCAACAGGGAGGAGCTAAGAAGGCAGTGTCGCACGCTGATAGGAACCATTCCAATAGTCGAAGTCTGACTAATTAATCAAGGTAACATGCACTTTCTTGTTCTACTCATCCCATGATATCCACTAATTTCACCTGCTTCAATTTTCCTAACCCCTTAGCAGTCCTAGTCATTCTCGTTCTGTTTGTTTTCAATGCCGTCACTGCTTCAAGTAATCCACTAATTTTTCACCTACTCTGCAGGTCTCTTGTTCAAATGTACATTCTTCTAACCTCTTAGGATTCGCTTTCTATCGGTTGATAGTTCTATTCCGAGCTGTCAAGTATGAGCATCTTCTCACCATGTGCCCTTCCACGCTAGCTGTACATAAATTGGTTAGTACATATCCCTTTTATTAGTGGCAAACTTGTTGCTTCATAATGTGTCTCAACATGCTCCCCCTGCTTCATGGGTGCTACATTTATTGATGTGCTGTGTGAGCTAGCATTTTTTGCAGCGGTTATCAAACACTTGTTCCAATTCATATGCTATTACTTAGATTCAAGCTCATTTTTCTTTTATCCACATTTGATGATCcacaataaaaataaatatGAATTTACATCAGATTCATGATCTATTTGTTTCCAACGAAAATAGAGATAATTGTGTTTTGTGACACTTTAGCAGACATTACTAATAAtattccttttccctttttctacAGAGGGATCTTCTTGGAACTGTACATTCTTGTAGGCTTATAGGAACCTCTGTTTATCAGCCATTTATACCTCAACATGTATCTCCCACCATGTAGATAAAACTGGTTAGTACATTTGAACTCTACCATGCAATCTCCTGTGATATTTAGCACATCCTTCTCCTTGCTACTATTGATAGATAGAGACCTTTGCAGTACCCTGCTAGGTGATTGAAGAAGTTTTATAGATCCACTTCACTTGTGAACCTACAGAAATAAGCTGCATCCTCTGTACTTGCTGCTTCAGTATTTTCATTCCTAATTTACTTGTTCTGCAGATATATGAATTAAGCCAGTTTAAGTGAACGCTTCTCCGCTTGTATAATCTTCTTGAAACACTTGCCTGTTGCCTTGGGTACTCCTGCATGATATAATTTGCATCCTCACATTTTTTTACTCTGAAACTACTGTATAGTTCTGAACTGATATTCCCATTTATTTTCTCAACATAGGAACGATCTGCCCTTCATACATGATAACTAATATTCTGCCTTTCTTTCAATATGGCTGACTAATGGCGTATAATGTAGCATATACGGGTATGTATTCCTTAGTACTTGAAGCCATTCATATTTTGATTACACAGATATATGAGCTAacatggccggcggcgcgcggagcccggaggcgcgcggccgcgcggggcctgcggcagtgcggcgcgcggggccggcggcggggcgcgggccgcggggcctgcggcggcggcgcggggccggcggcgcgcggggcctgcGGCCTAACATTGAATATTTTCATCAACTATTTGTTCTCTAGGTAAGCGCCATTGGGTTCTCTTAACAGAACAGAATTTTGCTCCAATTGGATTGTACTAATGCAAAGTGATTGCCCTTTCCTAGCTCCTACCACCGCTTGCCATTACTTTCCTAACATTGTCACTGTCAAGGTCATAATATTCACTTGTTTTGACCTGTTGTGCAGGGTTCTTCAAACTGTACATCTTCTAGCC is part of the Panicum hallii strain FIL2 chromosome 2, PHallii_v3.1, whole genome shotgun sequence genome and encodes:
- the LOC112882147 gene encoding myb family transcription factor PHL7-like, with amino-acid sequence MYSPKPEASFGSTHTNSVANQQQMELAGNNMGPSNGANNNNNLAARQRLRWTNELHERFVEAVTQLGGPDRATPKGVLRIMGVPGLTIYHVKSHLQKYRLAKYIPDASSDGNKADNKDPGDLLAGLEGSSGLPISEALKLQMEVQKRLHEQLEVQRQLQLRIEAQGKYLQKIIEEQQRLTGVKSETPAAGASVTVSSDQFPDSERTEPSTPAPTSESPTQLGASNRDTGERTEATKSTCRGDSLPRHEPLTPDSNCQNGSPPASPNHERAAKRQRGSGNEFLDAETDFSLPRNIFESSSGSEFQQYSMSYSGH